Genomic DNA from Cytobacillus sp. IB215665:
ACATGTCATGCCGTATATATCAAGATCTACCTTCTCAGTCTGTACACCGTAGCCGAGTTTATTAATTGTTGACACTACATCTTCTGGCTTCACTGTATTAGCATTATACTTAATTGTTGCCGATTCCATTGCTAAATTAACATTCGCCTCTACACCGTCCATTTTGTTTAACATTTTTTCAATTCGTGTAGAACATGATGCACATGTCATCCCTGTTATACCTAATTGTATTTGTTCTTGAGCAGGATTTGCTATTAATTCTGTTAATCCACTCATATTGATCATCTCCATTTAATGATTTATATATTACAAACTACGAAACTACACTAACACTATAAAAATTTTTATTGTACTACTGGTACATTTAACAGCTCCATAATCTCCTGTTTATTTGGTTCAAAACCAATAATATTTTTGTGAATTTTTATCTTACCCCATATATTTTTTTTATAAAAGACGAAGGAAGGAACAATTCTTGTACCAGAAATAGTCTTCAAATCATCTTCTAGTTTCAAATCTTTACTAACATCTTTATCAACATACGGGATCTGATGTAATGCAAGAAATTGCTTCGCTTGTTGGCAATCTGAGCATGTAGGCCTTGTATAAAGTTCAAGAATTAATTTATCAGTCATAAATATCTACCTTTCTATTATTTTTTAAAAATTGCGAATACGATTAATGAAATGATGGAAACACTAGCTAAAAAGATACTAATATAAGCAAAACCATCTGCAGAAGAAGCAATCATTATTCCTGCAATTGTTGGACCGACAGTTGATCCAAGAGATCTGAATAAACTAAGAAATCCTACTGATGTACCAGCCTCAGATATAGGTGTCTCTTGTATAATCAAAATATTTAAAGGAGCACCGATAATAATTCCAATCCCAAAGCCAATAATCGCAGCAACTACTAAAACATAGCTATAATTTATAGGGTTTATTAACAACAGTGTTCCAATGGTTGTCAGAAGAAAGCCAATAAACAATACTTTCTTTGCCCCAATTTTTGTAACCATTTGACCTCCAACTACTGAGGCAATCATTGATGTAATAGCTAATGGAGCAACACCTAAAGCTGCACTTGCTTTGGTAATCATCATCTCAGTTTCTATAAATATAGGTAATAAATTAATTGTAGAGGCCATAATTACCCCTGATGCCGCTGAGTAGAATAAAATTATAAGAGTATTCTTTTGTTTAAAGAAATGTATTTTAATAATTGGATCTGGTACAGTTTTTTCTACGAATATCATAATTGGTATTAATATGACACCTATAATTAGGACATATATATTTACTGTTGTAATCCCAAGCATGATTGACAGAATGATAGCTGTCAGAAGCATAATACCTTTATAATCAATTGGATTTTTTACTATTTGTTGTTGTATCTTCACAAAACTCATGAGTACTACCACTAGAATTGCAATT
This window encodes:
- a CDS encoding MFS transporter, with product MEVTLKKPIVSKNERKIAMTLFLIGIFMGALDHGIVGPALSSIVFTYNIDTSWGVWSFTIYTLLFAVSIPLMGKFSDRFGRKLIFIVGIGLFGIGSLFAALAPNFVLFLIGRSIQAIGTGGIFPITAAFIAVSYPEETRAKAMGMIGLIFGFGSILGPMVGGYIIQNFDWQWIFLINVPIAILVVVLMSFVKIQQQIVKNPIDYKGIMLLTAIILSIMLGITTVNIYVLIIGVILIPIMIFVEKTVPDPIIKIHFFKQKNTLIILFYSAASGVIMASTINLLPIFIETEMMITKASAALGVAPLAITSMIASVVGGQMVTKIGAKKVLFIGFLLTTIGTLLLINPINYSYVLVVAAIIGFGIGIIIGAPLNILIIQETPISEAGTSVGFLSLFRSLGSTVGPTIAGIMIASSADGFAYISIFLASVSIISLIVFAIFKK
- a CDS encoding glutaredoxin family protein, with translation MTDKLILELYTRPTCSDCQQAKQFLALHQIPYVDKDVSKDLKLEDDLKTISGTRIVPSFVFYKKNIWGKIKIHKNIIGFEPNKQEIMELLNVPVVQ
- a CDS encoding heavy metal-associated domain-containing protein, with translation MSGLTELIANPAQEQIQLGITGMTCASCSTRIEKMLNKMDGVEANVNLAMESATIKYNANTVKPEDVVSTINKLGYGVQTEKVDLDIYGMTC